From Medicago truncatula cultivar Jemalong A17 chromosome 7, MtrunA17r5.0-ANR, whole genome shotgun sequence, a single genomic window includes:
- the LOC25499907 gene encoding SNF2 domain-containing protein CLASSY 3, whose protein sequence is MAGFSSKNVPLFGVSSRTRSKNVPLFGSLLLGGSSKRRKSDEEDKGLEYVSGSKKRKMTEEPFVVPADAEVISIDDDEYEDVGEEGLEHSDEKMSEGGGESGGSDFDAKDGKFVDEKCGAQDNLISINSDEYGESEEHSVDSDPDNEEEEKEKEKADDVVKSDESGGIGRFSDQGEKVIIDLDDSEESKEDDSDKSEANDSSDEDFEEEEEEKEGYRKDFNVVEELVRKVKSQKRGISESNNEEVNVENSSSSDNDDEEMVREGKDKKSRISERKCEEVENESNPSSTNIDELEQADHASVSSCTIEKKGSSSSKLNGVPETLKRKSVEGKVKNLSDECVNVEVNAKSENKSKENVGDSDGGKDQFVKGLDVGGVSSFQIKQEKMKESDKQKTMENKRRDYKGRADICNGEKKESTDNNGLNQSVKSTHFTRKELRSLELLVKCYWERKNFMNNDSIVLEVNDDGVDQHHTRPPPVSVETPRERIWSLKKVDIVQKTKEEEEEELLWDEFDTASRESNAESMIGNLGENGGPSFHCEHDTFLDEEIGLFCKLCHEVVTEIKYISPPVNDRCPDKGSGKRALSDDSVNASLFDGSQFNVSDGDSDANLFLEGSVWDLIPDVKEKLYPHQQEGFEFIWKNLAGNIELQKLKNADPRREGGCIISHAPGTGKTRLTIEFLKAYLKVFPGCLPIIVAPASLLLTWEYEFKKWEIGVPFHNLNNSELSVKDHEDVFNANNWSNTRQSTEETRMMKLISWFKAKSILGISYSLYEKIAGGGEYGDGDEKKRKRASADKRKENSCMRKVLLETPGLLVLDEGHTPRNKNSLIWKVLSKIQTRKRIILSGTPFQNNFLELYNTLSLVRPSFHKTIPQELKKFCQKQERKKAPKEWSWEPVFGNTAGNTSDDKIKQLKLLMDPFVHVHKGAILQKKLPGLRDCVLCLKPDSFHKQILESFKSSQNSFILENKQTLASIHPSLLLECKFLTEEESFVDKDRLEKLRLDHNAGVKTKFLLEFVNLCAAHNEKTN, encoded by the exons atggCTGGTTTTTCTAGCAAGAATGTTCCGTTATTCGGTGTTTCGAGCAGAACTCGTAGCAAGAATGTTCCGTTGTTTGGTTCTCTTTTACTTGGTGGGTCATCAAAGCGGAGAAAGAGTGATGAAGAAGATAAGGGTTTGGAATATGTTTCTggttctaaaaaaagaaagatgactGAAGAACCTTTTGTTGTTCCTGCAGATGCCGAGGTAATTTCCATcgatgatgatgaatatgaagatGTTGGTGAAGAAGGGTTGGAACATAGTGATGAGAAGATGTCTGAGGGTGGTGGTGAAAGTGGAGGAAGTGATTTTGATGCTAAAGATGGAAAGTTTGTTGATGAAAAGTGTGGGGCACAAGATAACCTGATTTCGATAAATTCAGATGAGTATGGTGAAAGTGAAGAACACTCTGTTGATTCTGATCCTGAtaacgaagaagaagaaaaagaaaaagaaaaagcagaTGATGTTGTTAAAAGTGATGAAAGTGGGGGAATTGGTAGGTTTTCTGATCAAGGTGAAAAGGTTATAATTGATTTGGATGATTCTGAAGAGAGTAAGGAGGATGATTCGGATAAGAGTGAAGCAAATGATTCTAGTGATGAAGATTTTGAA gaagaggaggaggagaaagaGGGTTATAGGAAAGATTTCAATGTGGTGGAGGAGTTGGTAAGAAAGGTGAAGAGTCAAAAAAGGGGAATTTCTGAGAGTAATAATGAGGAAGTAAATGTTGAGAATAGTTCATCTTCTGATAATGATGATGAGGAGATGGTGAGAGAGGGGAAGGATAAAAAAAGTAGAATTTCTGAGAGGAAATGTGAGGAGGTAGAGAATGAGAGCAATCCATCTTCCACAAATATTGATGAGTTGGAGCAAGCCGACCATGCTAGTGTTTCCTCCTGTACCATTGAGAAGAAGGGTAGTTCTTCTTCTAAGCTGAATGGAGTACCAGAGACACTGAAACGAAAGAGTGTGGAAGGGAAAGTGAAAAATCTCTCTGATGAATGTGTGAATGTTGAAGTGAATGCCAAATCAGAAAACAAATCCAAGGAAAATGTTGGCGACTCTGATGGAGGAAAAGATCAATTTGTTAAAGGCTTAGATGTTGGAGGAGTTTCTTCATTTCAAATAAAGCAAGAAAAGATGAAGGAATCAGATAAACAGAAAACAATGGAGAACAAAAGAAGGGATTATAAAGGTAGAGCTGACATCTGTAATGGTGAGAAGAAGGAATCAACTGATAACAATGGATTGAATCAAAGCGTCAAAAGCACACATTTTACGCGCAAGGAGTTACGTTCACTCGAACTCCTTGTTAAATGCTATTGGGAAAGAAAGAATTTCATGAACAATGATTCAATTGTGTTAGAGGTCAACGACGATGGTGTTGATCAGCATCATACACGGCCACCACCAGTCTCTGTGGAGACACCTCGTGAACGGATATGGAGCCTTAAAAAGGTGGACATCGTGCAAAAGACCAaggaggaagaggaggaggaaCTGTTATGGGATGAATTTGATACAGCCAGTAGAGAATCTAACGCTGAATCCATG ATTGGAAATTTAGGAGAAAACGGAGGTCCATCATTCCACTGTGAACATGATACTTTTCTCGATGAAGAGATTGGTCTATTTTGCAAATTGTGTCATGAGGTTGTTACTGAGATCAAATATATCTCACCACCCGTG AATGATAGATGTCCCGATAAAGGTTCTGGAAAGAGGGCTTTATCTGATGATTCAGTAAATGCCTCGCTATTTGATGGCTCTCAGTTCAATGTTTCTGATGGTGATTCAGATGCTAATTTGTTTCTTGAAGGCTCAGTTTGGGACCTAATTCCTGAtgtgaaagaaaaattatatcCTCATCAACAAGAAGGATTTGAATTCATTTGGAAAAACTTGGCAGGAAACATTGAGCTTCAAAAGTTAAAGAATGCCGATCCTCGAAGGGAAGGTGGCTGCATTATTTCACATGCTCCTGGAACTGGTAAGACAAGGTTGACAATAGAGTTTCTCAAGGCGTATTTGAAAGTTTTTCCGGGATGCTTGCCGATTATTGTTGCACCTGCAAGTTTGTTGCTTACTTGGGAATATGAGTTCAAAAAGTGGGAAATAGGTGTTCCATTTCACAATTTGAACAACTCTGAGTTATCTGTTAAAGATCATGAAGATGTTTTTAATGCAAATAATTGGTCTAATACACGGCAAAGTACAGAGGAGACGCGGATGATGAAACTGATTTCGTGGTTTAAAGCCAAGAGCATTCTGGGAATCAGTTACAGTTTGTACGAGAAGATAGCCGGAGGAGGGGAATATGGAGATGGAGATGAGAAAAAGAGAAAACGTGCAAGTGCGGacaagagaaaagaaaacaGTTGTATGAGAAAGGTTTTACTTGAAACTCCTGGTTTGTTGGTTCTAGACGAAGGACATACACCGAGAAATAAAAATAGTCTTATTTGGAAGGTGTTGTCGAAAATTCAAACGCGCAAGCGAATCATCCTTTCTGGAACTCCTTTCCAGAACAATTTCTTGGAACTATACAACACTTTGAGCTTGGTGAGGCCTTCTTTTCATAAAACGATACCGCAAGAGCTGAAAAAGTTTTGCCAGAAGCAGGAACGTAAAAAAGCTCCTAAAGAATGGAGTTGGGAACCGGTTTTTGGCAACACAGCAGGTAATACTTCTGACGATAAGATCAAGCAGTTGAAATTGCTTATGGATCCCTTTGTTCATGTTCACAAAGGCGCGATCCTACAAAAGAAGCTTCCTGGGTTAAGAGATTGTGTGCTGTGTTTGAAGCCGGATAGTTTTCATAAGCAAATTCTTGAGAGTTTTAAAAGTTCTCAGAACTCATTCATCTTGGAGAATAAGCAGACACTGGCGTCGATCCATCCATCTCTTCTCCTCGAGTGCAAATTTTTAACAGAAGAAGAATCTTTTGTTGACAAGGACCGTCTAGAAAAGCTTAGATTGGACCACAATGCAGGCGTCAAAACAAAGTTTTTGTTGGAGTTTGTTAATCTTTGTGCTGCTCACAATGAGAAA ACCAATTAA